The Nocardia sp. NBC_01503 sequence GAGGGCGCCGAAGCGCACCGGATGTTTGGTCTCGATGAAGAGTTTGGTGGGGCGGCTCTTCCAATCCAGCACCAACTCGATGAGCTCGGCCAGGGTCAGCACCGGCGACGGCTCCGCCTCGGTGCCGAAGTTCAAGGCGCGCAACTCCTCGAGGGTCAGCTCCGATACCGCGCCGATGCCATTGGAGGTGCGCTCCACGGTGCGGTCGTGCACGCAGACCAGGTGTCCGTCCTTGGTCAGCCGGATATCGCATTCGACACCGTCCGCGCCCTCCTGCAGCGCGAGATCGTATGCGGCGAGGGTGTGTTCGGGTCGCGCCGCCGACGCCCCCCGGTGCGCCACCACGAATGGTGCGCGACTGGCCCGGCTCACTTCGCCAATACCTCCTCGTGCTCTGCTTCCGCCGGATTCGATGCGGTCGCTTCATCATTGCCGACGGGCTCCGCGGGCGCGCGCCCGGCGGAATCCGATTTCCGCTCGGCGGCGGGCCGCACCGGCGCGATCACCGGTACGGCGGGCGCGGTCGCGGGCAGCCAGCGCCGCGGGGTGAGCGGTTTACCGCGCAGATCGACTCCGGCGAAGGCACGTACCAGCCACAGCGTCAGCACCGCGACCCCGGCCGCCACCAGATCGGTCCACATGGTCACCAGGACACCATCCGCGCGCACCTGCAGCGTTCCGGCGAACCGGTACAGCAGCACCGCCACCACCAGCACACCATTGAGAATCCAAGCCGCCCACCAGATCCGGACCGCGCGCAGCAGCCGCGAATCGAGTTCGCCGGTCTTGACGGCCTCGGTGAGGAAGACACCCGGCCACACCAGATTCGCACCCGGAATCAGGCAGCCGAGGAAGAGTTCGACGCGCGGTCGCGGATCCACCCGGCGCACACCGGCATACGCGGTACGGCGGGCCTGTACCAGCCAGCCGACCAGGGCGACCGCGGTGAGCAGCGCCAGCAGCGCGGCCAGAATCGACGAGACCGTCACCGCCCCATCGGAGATCCACAGCAACCACGGCTGGATCAAACGGGTGCGGTTGCGCAGCAGAATGCCGTAGCGGCCGAGCTCGGCCAGGGCCGAGACGCCGAAGATGACGGCCGTGGCGATCAGCAGCCGGGGCAGGCGCGCGGTGAGCGCCTCGAGCCGGCCGACCGGGGTGGCGACGGTATCCGGGACGCGATCCCGCAACCCCCAGCGCGGAATCTGGTTGTAGCGCGGCGTCTCGAGCGACGACTGCGGCCGAACCGCCTGCGCGGGATGCGATTTGCGGCCGGGCGGGCGCGCCACCCAGCGGTAGTTACGCCGGGCCGGCGGTGCGTCCACCGGGGCGGGTGAGAGCAGTACGCCGTGGCAGCGCGGGCACCAGTGCAGCGGTTTGCCCTGCACGGCCCAGCGGGCCCCGCAGCGGGCGCACGGCTGTACGACCGTGGATCGCTGATCTGCCACGTTCCCCCCGTTCATCAGTAGACCTTCGCCTCGTCCGGATTGTCACCGGTGAGCGGTCGCCCGGCGCGCTGCCAGGCCACCATGCCGCCGTCGACCATGACGGCCTCGATACCGACCGACTCCAGGAATTGCACTGCGGTCACCGAGCGACCGCCCTGCCTGCAAATCACGTAGATCTCGGCGTCGTAGTTCAATTCGTCGAGGCGCGCGGGCACGTCGACCAAGGGGATGTGCAGGGCTCCGGGCGCGTGCCCGAGCCGCCACTCATCCTCCTCGCGCACGTCGAGCAGTAGGGCGGCCGCGCAGTCGGTGGCCGCCCGGGGCGCGGCGGTGTCGAACTCCGCAGGCACCTCCTCGATCGGGATCGAGGGGATATGGGGACTGGTCACGGCATCGATCCTGCCACGGGCGTGCGGGGGCCGTGGAGTTCTGTCCCGGCGAAGCGTCCCGCGGCTGGTATCGGAGTCGGAGTTATCCACAGAATCCACAACCTGATCCACAGGTTGAGAACTGTCCGGAATGTCTGGTCGATCGGTCTGAAACATCCGGTCGACCGCTCCGAAATGTCCCCTCCACGTCTCGGAGCGACCGACCCGATATCTGGTTGGACGGCGGCGGTTCCGAATCGGTTCCGTTCGCGTTCGAAAAAAAACGACAACACTACAGAAAATCCGAAATCCTCAGCCCACGCAGGCAAGATCGGTAGCCTGGCGCTATGACCATGAGCAGGGGGCTACTCGACGGACTGGATATCACCGGACTCAACACCGCACTCTCCGAGGCGACATGCCTGGGGATCGACGTCGACGCGGCGGCCGGAACGCTACGGCTGGAACTCGACGTACTCACACTGCCCGTCGGCGGACCACCGCCGGAAGACTGTGACATCTGCCTGACCCTGACCGGGGTCAGCCGCGTCGCCGCCTCCCTGCGCCGGCAGCGCTGGGACGATCTCGACCCGGTCGTACTCCCCCTCGAACTCGAGGGCCTGCACGATGCGGTCAGCAGCTTCGGCGGCGGCGCACTGCACGGCTGGGAATTCTTCGACCTCAGCGACAAAGCCTGGACGCAGTGGCGCAAACTGCTCAGCTTCGACACGGTCCTGGCCGACCGCCCCGCCGCGCACATGTTGGAGATCTCCCAGGAGGAGGGCATCGACCCGCGCGAACTCGATATTCGAGTGTGGTTCGACGGCGTCACCGTCGCCGACAAACAGGGCTGCAACATCGCGCTGAACGAGTTCGTCGCCGGTGGTGTGCGCTGGTGGCAGGCGCACGACGCGGCAGATCCGCGCACCATGAAGCCGAATATCGTCCCGCCGCTGTAACTTTCCGGCCAGCCCCCGAATCGAGCCGAAGGGCCGCACCGCAGACCGCGGGGCGGCCCTGTCCATGTGTGGGATGCCCGCGGCCGGGCAGTCCACAGGGTGGGACACCGCCCCCGCATCGGAATGAGGGGGCACACACCCCGGTTGCATCGAAGCGGGTGTACGAATGATGGTTGGGTGCCCCTGGGCACAATTGCCGAGGGCGCACAGCCCCGACACTGAGGAAGGGACATCGTGGCTGAATACACGCTGCCAGATCTGGACTACGACTACAGCGCTCTGGAGCCGTTCATCTCCGGGCAGATCAACGAGATCCACCACACCAAGCACCACGCCGCTTACGTCGCGGGCGCCAATGCCGCGATCGAGAAGCTGGAAGCCGCCCGCGAGGCCGGCGACCACGCCGCCATCTTCCTGAACGAGAAGAACCTGGCCTTCCACCTGGGCGGCCACGTCAACCACTCCATCTGGTGGAAGAGCCTGTCCAAGGACGGCGGCGACAAGCCGGTCGGCGACCTGGCCGCGGCCATTTCCGACCAGTTCGGGTCGTTCGACAAGTTCGTCGCGCAGTTTTCCGCGGCCGCCAACGGCCTGCAGGGCTCGGGCTGGGCGTGGCTGGGCTACGACACCCTGGGCAACAAGCTGCTCACCTTCCAGCTCACCGATCAGCAGGGCAATGTGCCGCTGGGCATCATCCCGCTGCTGGGCCTGGACATGTGGGAGCACGCCTTCTACCTGCAGTACAAGAACGTCAAGGCGGACTACGTCAAGGCGTTCTGGAACGTGGTCAACTGGGCCGAGGTGCAGGACCGCTTCACCCGCGCCACCGCGCAGGGCAAGGGCCTGATCTTCGGCTGACAAGCCGGGATGCCGTGGGGGCTGATCACCCCCACGCCCCCGAGCGGGCACCGGGGACGCAGCCCCCGCGCCCATTCGCACTTCGAGGCCCGCGAGCCGGTTGGTTCGCGGGCCTTCTGCATATCCGGAAACCGGTGTCGGACGGGGTGTCCGAGTGCTGGCACTCTTTGGTACTTGTGTGCCAGACATAACCAGGTACAAACTCGGGTACTACTAAAACGGGCATAGCCGCCCCGATTCATCACTTCGGGAGGCACACGATGAGCGAGCAGATCGGTGTGTTGCCGTTTCTCTCATCAGCGGAACAGGCGCGCGGTTCCCTGCGCGGGTTCGTGATCTCCGGGCGCTGGCCCGACTCCACCAAGGAATGGGCGCAAGTCCTGGTACTCGCCGTGCGAGTGGCCAGCCTGCCCGGAATCCTGCCGACCACCACCGTATTCGGGGCCCGCGAAGAGCTACCCGATGATCCGCAACCCGGAATGGTTGGCCTGGTCATCGCGGAGGGCACCGTACTCGGCGATGCCGCACTGCTGCCGGGGAAGTTTGCCGAACATGTGCCACCGGCCTTGATCATGCTCCATCCGCCGCGTGAGACGCGCCCTTCGCTGCCCGAATGCGCGGGCGCGGCCTCCGGCACCCTGCTACTGCCGGGACTACCGCA is a genomic window containing:
- a CDS encoding DUF4328 domain-containing protein, with translation MNGGNVADQRSTVVQPCARCGARWAVQGKPLHWCPRCHGVLLSPAPVDAPPARRNYRWVARPPGRKSHPAQAVRPQSSLETPRYNQIPRWGLRDRVPDTVATPVGRLEALTARLPRLLIATAVIFGVSALAELGRYGILLRNRTRLIQPWLLWISDGAVTVSSILAALLALLTAVALVGWLVQARRTAYAGVRRVDPRPRVELFLGCLIPGANLVWPGVFLTEAVKTGELDSRLLRAVRIWWAAWILNGVLVVAVLLYRFAGTLQVRADGVLVTMWTDLVAAGVAVLTLWLVRAFAGVDLRGKPLTPRRWLPATAPAVPVIAPVRPAAERKSDSAGRAPAEPVGNDEATASNPAEAEHEEVLAK
- a CDS encoding rhodanese-like domain-containing protein, which encodes MTSPHIPSIPIEEVPAEFDTAAPRAATDCAAALLLDVREEDEWRLGHAPGALHIPLVDVPARLDELNYDAEIYVICRQGGRSVTAVQFLESVGIEAVMVDGGMVAWQRAGRPLTGDNPDEAKVY
- a CDS encoding superoxide dismutase encodes the protein MAEYTLPDLDYDYSALEPFISGQINEIHHTKHHAAYVAGANAAIEKLEAAREAGDHAAIFLNEKNLAFHLGGHVNHSIWWKSLSKDGGDKPVGDLAAAISDQFGSFDKFVAQFSAAANGLQGSGWAWLGYDTLGNKLLTFQLTDQQGNVPLGIIPLLGLDMWEHAFYLQYKNVKADYVKAFWNVVNWAEVQDRFTRATAQGKGLIFG
- a CDS encoding peptidase, yielding MSEQIGVLPFLSSAEQARGSLRGFVISGRWPDSTKEWAQVLVLAVRVASLPGILPTTTVFGAREELPDDPQPGMVGLVIAEGTVLGDAALLPGKFAEHVPPALIMLHPPRETRPSLPECAGAASGTLLLPGLPHLGLEHRAAWVETDVDGAVTSMVSRVGVDPISDPDTAVLAMLLAA